From a region of the Myroides sp. JBRI-B21084 genome:
- the rplK gene encoding 50S ribosomal protein L11 encodes MAKEISKVVKLQVKGGAANPSPPVGPALGAAGVNIMEFCKQFNARTQDKPGKVLPVQITVYKDKSFDFVVKTPPAAVQLLEAAKIKSGSGQPNRKKVASITWDQVKAIAEDKMADLNAFTIEKAMSMVAGTARSMGITVSGNAPF; translated from the coding sequence ATGGCAAAAGAAATTAGTAAAGTAGTTAAACTACAAGTTAAGGGAGGTGCTGCGAATCCTTCGCCACCGGTTGGACCTGCTTTGGGGGCTGCTGGAGTTAACATCATGGAATTCTGTAAGCAATTTAATGCTAGAACACAGGATAAACCAGGTAAAGTATTACCAGTACAAATTACAGTTTACAAAGACAAATCTTTTGACTTTGTTGTTAAAACGCCACCTGCCGCTGTTCAATTATTAGAAGCTGCTAAAATTAAATCAGGTTCTGGGCAACCAAACCGTAAAAAAGTAGCATCTATCACATGGGATCAAGTTAAAGCAATTGCTGAAGACAAAATGGCTGATTTGAATGCATTCACAATCGAAAAAGCAATGTCTATGGTAGCTGGAACTGCACGTTCTATGGGAATCACGGTATCAGGAAACGCTCCTTTTTAA
- the rplA gene encoding 50S ribosomal protein L1, whose protein sequence is MAKLTKKQKEAAAKIEKNKLYSLKDASALIKEVASAKFDESVDIAVRLGVDPRKANQMVRGVVTLPHGTGKDVRVLALVTPDKEAEAKAAGADHVGLDDYLQKIKDGWTDIDVIITMPAVMGKLGPLGRILGPRGLMPNPKTGTVTMDVAKAVQEVKSGKIDFKVDKTGIVHAGIGKVSFGADQITENAAEIIQTLIKLKPTAAKGTYIKSIHISSTMSPAIALDPKAV, encoded by the coding sequence ATGGCAAAATTAACAAAAAAGCAAAAAGAGGCTGCAGCAAAAATTGAGAAGAACAAATTATATTCTTTAAAAGATGCATCTGCATTAATTAAAGAAGTTGCTTCTGCAAAATTTGATGAGTCTGTTGATATTGCAGTACGTTTAGGAGTAGATCCTCGTAAAGCAAATCAAATGGTTCGTGGGGTGGTAACATTGCCACACGGTACAGGTAAAGATGTAAGAGTATTAGCATTAGTTACTCCAGATAAAGAAGCAGAAGCTAAAGCTGCTGGTGCAGATCACGTTGGTTTAGATGACTATCTACAAAAAATTAAAGATGGTTGGACAGATATCGATGTAATCATTACAATGCCTGCTGTTATGGGTAAATTAGGTCCATTAGGTCGTATTTTAGGACCTCGTGGTTTAATGCCAAACCCTAAAACAGGTACGGTAACTATGGATGTTGCTAAAGCTGTACAAGAAGTTAAGTCAGGTAAAATTGACTTTAAAGTTGATAAAACAGGTATCGTTCACGCTGGTATTGGTAAAGTATCTTTCGGTGCTGACCAAATTACTGAGAACGCAGCTGAAATTATTCAAACATTAATTAAATTAAAACCAACTGCAGCAAAAGGTACTTATATCAAGTCTATTCATATATCAAGTACAATGAGTCCTGCAATTGCTTTAGATCCAAAAGCAGTATAA
- the rpoB gene encoding DNA-directed RNA polymerase subunit beta: MITNHTERLNFASTKNIPAYPDFLDIQVKSFKDFFQLETKSDERGNEGLYKTFMENFPITDTRNQFVLEFLDYFVDPPRYSIEECIDRGLTYSVPLKARLKLYCTDPEHEDFETIVQDVYLGTIPYMTPSGTFVINGAERVVVSQLHRSPGVFFGQSFHANGTKLYSARIIPFKGSWIEFATDINSVMYAYIDRKKKLPVTTLFRAIGFERDKDILEIFDLAEEVKVSKTGLKKYIGRRLAARVLNIWHEDFVDEDTGEVVTIPRTEIILDRDIVLDKDNVEEIIEADVKTILLHKEDSNLADYTIIHNTLQKDPTNSEKEAVEYIYRQLRNALPPDEETARGIIDKLFFSDQRYNLGDVGRYRMNKKLGLDTPIDKQVLTKEDIITIVKYLIELINSKAEIDDIDHLSNRRVRTVGEQLSAQFGVGLARMARTIRERMNVRDNEVFTPIDLINAKTLSSVINSFFGTNQLSQFMDQTNPLAEITHKRRLSALGPGGLSRERAGFEVRDVHYTHYGRLCPIETPEGPNIGLISSLAVYAKVNNMGFIETPYRKVENGVLNLNEAPVYLSAEEEEEKLIAQATINVAKDGTIEDERVVAKQDADFPVVEPKELNYADVAPNQIASISASLIPFLEHDDANRALMGSNMMRQAVPLLRPESPIVGTGLEKQVATDSRVLINAEGEGEVVYVDAQKITIKYDRTDDERLVSFDADEKTYNLIKFRKTNQSTSINLKPIVRTGDRVTKGQVLCEGYATQNGELALGRNLQVAFMPWKGYNFEDAIVISERVVRDDIFTSIHIDDYTLEVRDTKLGSEELTNDIPNVSEEATKDLDENGMIRIGAEVKPGDILIGKITPKGESDPTPEEKLLRAIFGDKAGDVKDASLKASPSLRGVVLDKKLFARAVKDKRKRSKDKEDIALLDTQFEVKFNELKDRLVDKLFHLVNGKTSQGVMNDLGEEVLPKGKKFTLKMLHAVEDFTHLTKGQWATDEYTNTMITDLIHNYKIKLNDLQGVLRREKFMITVGDELPSGILKLAKVYIAKKRKLRVGDKMAGRHGNKGIVAKIVRDEDMPFLEDGTPVDIVLNPLGVPSRMNIGQIYETVLGWAGKKLGRKYATPIFDGASLDEINALTDEAGVPRFGHTYLYDGGTGERFDQKATVGVIYMLKLGHMVDDKMHARSIGPYSLITQQPLGGKALFGGQRFGEMEVWALEAYGASATLREILTVKSDDVIGRAKTYEAIVKGEPMPEPGLPESFNVLMHELKGLGLDIRLEE, translated from the coding sequence ATGATTACAAATCATACTGAAAGGTTAAATTTTGCCTCTACAAAAAATATTCCTGCTTATCCAGATTTCCTAGATATTCAGGTTAAATCGTTTAAAGATTTTTTTCAATTAGAAACTAAATCTGACGAAAGAGGTAACGAAGGCTTATACAAAACCTTCATGGAAAATTTTCCAATCACGGATACACGCAACCAATTCGTTTTGGAATTTTTAGACTATTTTGTAGACCCACCTCGTTATTCTATTGAAGAATGTATTGATAGAGGCTTAACTTATAGTGTGCCCCTAAAAGCTCGTTTAAAACTTTATTGTACCGACCCAGAGCACGAAGATTTTGAAACCATAGTTCAAGATGTGTACTTAGGAACTATTCCGTACATGACACCAAGTGGTACCTTCGTAATTAATGGTGCAGAACGCGTAGTTGTATCGCAATTACACCGTTCGCCAGGTGTATTCTTTGGTCAATCATTCCACGCAAATGGTACCAAATTATATTCTGCACGTATCATTCCTTTTAAAGGTTCTTGGATTGAATTTGCTACGGATATCAATAGTGTAATGTATGCGTATATCGATCGTAAGAAAAAGTTACCTGTAACTACATTATTCCGTGCAATTGGTTTTGAAAGAGATAAAGATATTCTTGAGATTTTTGACCTTGCAGAAGAAGTTAAAGTTTCAAAAACAGGTTTAAAAAAATATATTGGTCGCCGTTTAGCTGCACGTGTACTTAATATTTGGCACGAAGATTTCGTTGATGAAGATACTGGCGAAGTTGTTACTATTCCGCGTACCGAAATTATATTAGACCGTGACATTGTACTTGATAAAGATAATGTTGAAGAAATTATTGAAGCAGACGTTAAAACCATTCTTTTACATAAAGAAGATAGTAACCTTGCTGATTATACAATTATTCATAATACGCTTCAAAAAGACCCAACAAACTCTGAAAAAGAAGCTGTAGAATACATTTACCGTCAATTAAGAAATGCATTACCTCCGGATGAAGAAACCGCTAGAGGTATTATAGATAAATTATTCTTCTCTGACCAACGTTACAATTTAGGTGATGTAGGTAGATATAGAATGAACAAAAAATTAGGATTAGACACGCCAATTGATAAGCAAGTATTAACTAAAGAAGATATTATTACTATTGTAAAGTATTTAATTGAGTTAATTAACTCTAAAGCTGAAATTGATGATATTGATCACTTGTCTAACCGTCGTGTACGTACTGTAGGTGAACAATTATCTGCACAATTTGGTGTAGGTTTAGCACGTATGGCACGCACAATTCGCGAACGCATGAACGTACGCGATAACGAGGTGTTTACCCCAATTGATTTAATTAATGCAAAAACATTATCATCGGTAATCAACTCATTCTTCGGAACAAACCAGTTGTCTCAGTTCATGGATCAAACCAATCCATTAGCCGAAATTACACACAAACGCCGTTTATCAGCTTTAGGGCCAGGTGGTCTTTCACGTGAAAGAGCAGGTTTCGAAGTACGTGACGTTCACTATACGCACTATGGTCGTTTATGTCCAATTGAAACTCCTGAAGGTCCAAACATTGGTTTGATATCTTCATTAGCTGTTTATGCTAAAGTAAATAACATGGGATTCATTGAAACACCATACCGTAAAGTAGAAAACGGGGTGTTGAATTTAAACGAAGCTCCAGTTTATTTATCGGCAGAAGAAGAAGAAGAAAAATTAATTGCACAAGCAACTATTAATGTTGCTAAAGATGGAACTATTGAAGACGAAAGAGTAGTTGCGAAACAAGATGCCGATTTCCCTGTAGTTGAACCAAAAGAGTTAAACTATGCCGACGTTGCACCTAACCAAATTGCATCTATTTCTGCTTCGTTAATTCCTTTCTTAGAACACGATGATGCGAACCGTGCCTTGATGGGATCGAACATGATGCGCCAGGCAGTTCCATTATTACGTCCAGAATCTCCAATTGTTGGTACTGGATTAGAAAAACAAGTTGCAACCGATTCACGTGTTTTAATTAACGCTGAAGGTGAAGGTGAAGTAGTTTATGTTGATGCACAAAAAATTACAATTAAATACGACCGTACAGACGACGAGCGTTTAGTAAGTTTTGATGCCGACGAAAAAACATACAACCTTATTAAATTCCGTAAAACCAACCAAAGTACATCAATTAACTTAAAACCAATTGTACGTACTGGTGACCGTGTTACTAAAGGACAAGTTTTATGTGAAGGTTATGCAACACAAAATGGTGAATTAGCATTAGGCCGTAACTTACAAGTTGCCTTCATGCCATGGAAAGGTTATAACTTTGAGGATGCAATTGTAATTTCTGAGCGTGTAGTACGCGATGATATTTTTACATCAATCCATATAGATGATTATACCCTTGAAGTACGTGATACTAAATTAGGATCAGAAGAATTAACAAACGATATTCCTAACGTTTCTGAAGAAGCTACTAAAGATTTAGATGAAAACGGTATGATTCGTATTGGTGCAGAAGTTAAACCTGGCGATATCTTAATTGGTAAAATTACACCAAAAGGAGAGTCAGATCCTACACCAGAAGAAAAATTATTACGCGCAATTTTTGGTGATAAAGCAGGCGATGTAAAAGACGCATCGTTAAAAGCATCACCATCGTTACGTGGTGTAGTTTTAGATAAAAAATTATTTGCTCGTGCAGTAAAAGATAAACGCAAACGTTCTAAAGACAAAGAAGATATTGCTTTGTTAGATACACAATTTGAAGTAAAATTCAATGAGTTAAAAGATCGTTTAGTTGATAAATTATTCCACTTAGTAAATGGTAAAACATCACAGGGTGTAATGAACGATTTAGGGGAAGAAGTATTACCAAAAGGTAAAAAATTCACTTTAAAAATGTTACATGCAGTTGAAGACTTTACTCATTTAACTAAAGGACAGTGGGCAACCGATGAGTACACCAACACTATGATCACCGATTTAATTCACAATTACAAAATTAAATTGAATGATTTACAAGGAGTATTACGTCGTGAGAAATTTATGATTACAGTAGGTGACGAATTACCATCAGGTATTTTAAAACTTGCAAAAGTTTACATTGCTAAAAAACGTAAACTACGTGTAGGTGATAAAATGGCAGGTCGTCACGGTAACAAAGGTATCGTTGCAAAAATTGTTCGCGATGAAGACATGCCTTTCTTAGAAGACGGAACACCAGTTGATATAGTATTAAATCCACTTGGGGTACCTTCACGTATGAACATCGGTCAGATTTATGAAACCGTATTAGGTTGGGCAGGTAAAAAATTAGGTAGAAAATATGCTACACCAATTTTTGATGGTGCATCTTTAGATGAAATCAATGCCTTAACAGACGAAGCAGGTGTTCCACGTTTTGGTCATACTTATTTATACGACGGTGGTACAGGTGAGCGTTTTGATCAAAAAGCTACTGTAGGTGTAATTTACATGTTAAAATTAGGCCACATGGTTGATGATAAAATGCACGCACGTTCAATTGGACCATACTCTTTAATTACGCAACAACCTTTAGGTGGTAAAGCGTTATTTGGAGGTCAACGTTTTGGAGAGATGGAGGTTTGGGCTTTAGAAGCTTACGGTGCATCGGCTACATTACGTGAGATTTTAACTGTTAAATCGGATGATGTTATTGGTAGAGCTAAAACATACGAAGCTATCGTAAAAGGTGAACCAATGCCAGAACCAGGATTGCCAGAATCATTCAATGTATTAATGCATGAATTAAAAGGTCTTGGTTTAGATATCAGATTAGAAGAATAA
- the rplL gene encoding 50S ribosomal protein L7/L12 has protein sequence MADLKQFAEQLVNLTVKEVNELATILKDEYGIEPAAAAVVVAGGGDAGAAAEEQTEFTVVLKDAGASKLAVVKAVKELTGLGLKEAKDLVDGTPANVKEGVSKDEAEGLKKALEEAGAVVELK, from the coding sequence ATGGCAGATTTGAAACAATTCGCAGAACAATTGGTTAACTTAACAGTTAAAGAAGTTAACGAATTAGCTACAATATTAAAAGACGAGTATGGTATTGAACCAGCTGCTGCTGCAGTAGTAGTTGCAGGTGGTGGTGATGCTGGTGCTGCTGCTGAAGAGCAAACAGAATTCACAGTAGTATTAAAAGACGCTGGTGCTTCTAAATTAGCAGTAGTTAAAGCTGTTAAAGAATTAACAGGTTTAGGATTAAAAGAAGCTAAAGATTTAGTAGACGGTACTCCTGCAAACGTTAAAGAAGGTGTTTCTAAAGACGAAGCAGAAGGATTGAAAAAAGCATTAGAAGAAGCTGGTGCTGTAGTTGAGTTAAAATAA
- the rpoC gene encoding DNA-directed RNA polymerase subunit beta' translates to MMNNRNNSKDKSTVKRFNKISIGLASPESILAESRGEVLKPETINYRTHKPERDGLFCERIFGPVKDYECACGKYKRIRYKGIVCDRCGVEVTEKKVRRDRVGHINLVVPIAHIWYFRSLPNKIGYILGLPSKKLDEIIYYEKYVVIQTGAAKRPDGEELKRLDFLTENEYLDILDTLPMENQYLDDNDPNKFIAKMGAECIMDLLERTDLDALSYELRHAANNETSKQRKTEALKRLQVVEAFRESNENRENRPEWMILKVVPVIPPELRPLVPLDGGRFATSDLNDLYRRVIIRNNRLKRLMEIKAPEVILRNEKRMLQEAVDSLFDNTRKATAVKTESQRPLKSLSDSLKGKQGRFRQNLLGKRVDYSARSVIVVGPELKLYECGLPKDMAAELYKPFVIRKLIERGIVKTVKSAKKIIDKKEPVVWDILENVIKGHPVLLNRAPTLHRLGIQAFQPKLIEGKAIRLHPLVCTAFNADFDGDQMAVHLPLGPEAILEAQLLMLASHNILNPANGAPVTVPSQDMVLGLYYMTKIRKTTPEYIVKGEGLTFYSVEEVHIAINEGRLDLNAPVKVRAKDFNADGELVYQIIETSAGRILFNEVVPEAAGYINEVLTKKSLRDIIGKILAVTDVPTTAKFLDDMKDMGYGYAFRGGLSFSLGDIKIPDQKQGMIDDANNQVEGITMNYNMGLITNNERYNQVIDVWTSTNAMLTELAMKNIREDQQGFNSVYMMLDSGARGSKEQIRQLTGMRGLMAKPKKSTASGGDIIENPILSNFKEGLSILEYFISTHGARKGLADTALKTADAGYLTRRLHDVAQDVIVNSEDCGTLRGIEFEALKKNEEIVESLGERVLGRVTIDDIINPLTNEVIVAAGEMINEAQAAKINASPLERLEVRSALTCEADKGICVKCYGRNLASNRMAQLGEAVGVIAAQSIGEPGTQLTLRTFHVGGTAGNISEVSTITTKFKGRLEIEDLKVVKGEDADGKEIDIVISRSTELKLVDLNTGIVLNTHYIPYGSTIYVKDKDVVEEGTVICKWDPYNGVIISEFTGKVAYEDIEQNQTFMVEIDEQTGFQEKVITESRNKKLVPTLLIYNKEGELIRSYNLPVGAHLMVNDGEKIKAGKVLVKIPRRSSKTGDITGGLPRITELLEARNPSNPAVVAEIDGVVSFGKIKRGNREIIVTPKTGDDDARKYLVKLSNQILVQENDFVKAGTSLSDGAITPDDILRIQGPSAVQQYLVNEIQEVYRLQGVKISDKHFEVVIRQMMRKVQIKDSGDTLFLEEQLIHKDDFIRENDRLFGMKVVEDAGDSSTLKEGQIISVRELRDENSILRREDKNLVIARDVVPATATPILQGITRASLQTKSFISAASFQETTKVLNEAAVAGKVDNLSGLKENVIVGHRIPAGTGMRVYDNIVVGTKENKKEADLNF, encoded by the coding sequence ATGATGAATAATAGAAATAACAGTAAAGATAAAAGTACTGTAAAAAGATTTAACAAAATCTCAATTGGTTTAGCATCGCCAGAATCAATTCTTGCCGAATCAAGAGGTGAGGTTTTAAAGCCAGAAACAATTAACTATCGTACGCACAAACCAGAGCGCGATGGGTTATTCTGTGAGCGCATCTTCGGACCTGTAAAAGATTACGAATGTGCTTGTGGAAAATATAAAAGAATCCGTTACAAAGGTATTGTATGTGACCGTTGTGGGGTAGAAGTTACTGAAAAGAAAGTTCGTAGAGATAGAGTTGGTCATATCAATTTAGTTGTGCCAATTGCACACATTTGGTATTTCCGTTCGTTACCTAATAAAATAGGTTATATTTTAGGATTACCTTCTAAAAAATTAGACGAAATTATTTATTACGAAAAATACGTAGTAATTCAAACTGGTGCTGCAAAACGCCCAGATGGTGAAGAATTAAAACGTTTAGATTTCCTTACAGAGAATGAGTATCTTGATATTTTAGATACCCTTCCTATGGAAAATCAATATTTAGACGATAACGATCCTAATAAATTCATTGCTAAAATGGGTGCTGAATGTATTATGGATTTGTTAGAGCGTACCGATTTAGATGCTTTATCGTATGAATTGCGCCACGCTGCTAACAACGAAACATCAAAACAACGTAAAACCGAAGCTTTAAAGCGTTTACAAGTAGTTGAAGCTTTCCGTGAATCAAACGAAAACCGCGAGAACCGTCCGGAATGGATGATTTTAAAAGTGGTTCCAGTTATTCCGCCAGAATTACGTCCGTTAGTACCGCTTGATGGTGGTCGTTTCGCAACATCTGATTTGAACGATTTATACCGTCGTGTGATTATTCGTAACAATCGTTTAAAACGATTAATGGAAATTAAAGCGCCAGAAGTAATTTTACGTAATGAAAAACGTATGTTACAAGAAGCGGTAGATTCATTATTCGATAATACACGTAAAGCAACAGCTGTAAAAACAGAATCGCAACGTCCGTTAAAATCATTATCTGATTCGTTAAAAGGTAAACAAGGTCGTTTCCGTCAAAACTTATTAGGTAAACGTGTAGATTATTCAGCACGTTCGGTAATTGTTGTTGGTCCTGAATTAAAATTATATGAGTGTGGTCTTCCAAAAGATATGGCTGCTGAACTTTACAAACCGTTCGTTATTCGTAAGTTAATAGAACGTGGAATTGTAAAAACAGTTAAGTCTGCTAAAAAGATCATCGATAAAAAAGAACCAGTAGTTTGGGATATCTTAGAAAACGTAATTAAAGGTCACCCGGTATTGTTAAACCGTGCCCCTACGTTACACCGTTTAGGTATTCAAGCATTCCAACCTAAGTTAATTGAAGGAAAAGCAATTCGTTTACACCCATTAGTATGTACGGCTTTCAACGCCGATTTCGATGGGGATCAAATGGCGGTGCATTTACCATTAGGACCTGAGGCTATTTTAGAAGCGCAGTTATTAATGTTAGCATCGCACAATATCTTAAACCCTGCAAATGGTGCTCCGGTAACGGTACCTTCTCAAGATATGGTTTTGGGTCTTTATTACATGACCAAAATCCGTAAAACCACACCTGAATATATCGTAAAAGGTGAAGGTTTAACATTCTATTCTGTAGAAGAAGTTCATATTGCTATTAACGAAGGACGTTTAGATTTGAATGCTCCTGTTAAAGTACGCGCTAAAGATTTTAATGCTGATGGTGAGTTAGTTTACCAAATTATTGAAACATCAGCTGGGCGTATCTTGTTTAACGAGGTAGTTCCAGAAGCTGCAGGTTACATCAACGAAGTTTTAACTAAGAAATCGTTACGCGATATTATTGGTAAAATTTTAGCAGTAACAGATGTGCCTACTACAGCTAAATTCTTAGACGATATGAAAGATATGGGATACGGATACGCGTTTAGAGGTGGTTTATCATTCTCTTTAGGTGATATTAAAATCCCAGATCAAAAACAAGGAATGATTGACGACGCTAACAATCAAGTTGAAGGTATTACCATGAACTATAACATGGGTTTAATTACCAACAACGAGCGTTACAATCAGGTTATTGACGTTTGGACATCTACGAATGCGATGTTAACCGAATTGGCAATGAAAAATATTCGCGAGGATCAACAAGGATTCAACTCAGTATACATGATGCTTGATTCGGGTGCCCGTGGATCTAAAGAGCAAATTCGCCAGTTAACAGGTATGCGTGGATTAATGGCAAAACCTAAAAAGTCAACAGCATCAGGTGGTGATATTATTGAAAACCCGATCCTTTCAAACTTTAAAGAAGGTTTATCGATCTTAGAATACTTTATTTCAACGCACGGTGCGCGTAAAGGTTTAGCCGATACCGCATTAAAAACAGCCGATGCGGGGTATTTAACACGTCGTTTACATGATGTAGCTCAAGATGTAATTGTTAATTCTGAAGATTGTGGTACCTTACGTGGTATTGAATTTGAAGCGTTAAAGAAAAACGAAGAAATTGTAGAATCATTAGGTGAACGCGTTTTAGGACGTGTAACTATAGACGATATCATTAATCCGTTAACTAACGAAGTTATAGTTGCTGCAGGTGAAATGATTAACGAAGCACAAGCTGCAAAAATAAACGCATCACCTTTAGAGCGCTTAGAAGTGCGTTCGGCATTAACTTGTGAAGCAGATAAAGGTATTTGTGTGAAATGTTACGGCCGTAACTTGGCATCAAACCGTATGGCACAGTTAGGTGAGGCAGTAGGTGTTATTGCAGCACAGTCTATTGGTGAGCCAGGTACGCAGTTAACGTTACGTACGTTCCACGTGGGTGGTACAGCAGGTAATATTTCAGAGGTATCAACTATTACAACTAAATTTAAAGGTCGTTTAGAAATTGAAGATTTAAAAGTTGTTAAAGGTGAAGATGCTGATGGTAAAGAAATTGATATCGTAATTTCACGTTCAACCGAATTAAAATTAGTTGACTTAAACACAGGTATTGTTTTAAATACACATTACATACCTTACGGATCTACAATTTATGTTAAAGATAAAGATGTGGTGGAAGAAGGTACAGTAATATGTAAATGGGACCCTTACAACGGTGTAATTATTTCAGAATTTACTGGAAAAGTTGCATACGAAGACATTGAGCAAAACCAAACATTTATGGTTGAAATCGATGAGCAAACAGGTTTCCAAGAAAAAGTAATTACTGAATCAAGAAATAAAAAATTAGTTCCAACTTTATTAATTTACAATAAAGAAGGCGAGTTAATACGATCATACAACTTACCAGTTGGGGCGCACTTAATGGTAAACGATGGTGAGAAAATTAAAGCTGGAAAAGTTTTAGTTAAAATACCACGTAGATCATCTAAAACAGGCGATATCACCGGAGGTTTACCACGTATTACCGAGTTGCTTGAAGCACGTAATCCATCGAACCCAGCTGTTGTTGCTGAAATTGATGGGGTTGTATCTTTTGGTAAAATTAAAAGAGGTAACCGTGAAATTATTGTTACTCCAAAAACAGGTGACGATGATGCGCGTAAATATTTAGTGAAGTTATCAAACCAAATTTTGGTTCAAGAAAATGACTTTGTTAAAGCAGGTACTTCATTATCAGACGGAGCTATTACACCAGATGATATTTTAAGAATTCAAGGACCATCGGCTGTACAACAGTACTTGGTTAACGAAATTCAAGAAGTATACCGTTTACAAGGGGTGAAAATTTCAGATAAACACTTTGAAGTAGTTATCCGTCAAATGATGCGTAAAGTTCAAATTAAAGATTCAGGTGATACCTTATTCTTAGAAGAACAATTAATTCATAAAGACGATTTCATCCGTGAAAACGACCGTTTGTTTGGAATGAAAGTAGTTGAAGATGCAGGTGATTCATCAACATTAAAAGAAGGACAAATTATTTCTGTTCGTGAATTAAGAGATGAAAACTCAATCTTACGCCGCGAAGATAAAAACTTAGTAATTGCACGTGATGTAGTACCAGCTACCGCAACACCAATATTACAAGGTATTACAAGAGCGTCGTTACAAACAAAATCGTTCATTTCGGCAGCATCGTTCCAAGAAACTACCAAAGTATTAAACGAAGCAGCTGTTGCTGGTAAAGTTGATAACTTATCTGGTTTAAAAGAAAACGTTATTGTTGGGCATAGAATACCTGCAGGTACAGGTATGCGTGTGTACGATAATATTGTTGTTGGAACAAAAGAAAACAAAAAAGAAGCTGACTTGAATTTTTAG
- the rplJ gene encoding 50S ribosomal protein L10, with the protein MTREDKSIAIQDLTAQLADTKVVYIADISGLNASTTSDLRRACFKAGIKLEVVKNTLLAKAMETSENEYGDLPSILKGNSAIMIGEAANGPAKVIKEFRKKGDKPVLKGAYINEEVYIGDNQLDSLVAIKSREEMIGEIIGLLQSPAQRVISALKNQFKDEE; encoded by the coding sequence ATGACTAGAGAAGACAAATCAATTGCGATTCAAGATTTAACTGCACAGTTAGCTGACACTAAAGTGGTTTACATTGCAGATATTTCTGGATTAAATGCATCAACTACTTCAGATTTACGTAGAGCTTGTTTTAAAGCAGGTATCAAGTTAGAGGTAGTTAAGAATACATTGCTTGCTAAAGCAATGGAAACATCAGAAAATGAGTATGGTGATTTACCTTCTATTTTAAAAGGAAACAGCGCTATAATGATTGGTGAAGCTGCTAACGGCCCAGCTAAAGTTATAAAAGAATTCCGTAAAAAAGGTGATAAACCAGTTTTAAAAGGAGCATATATTAATGAAGAAGTTTACATTGGCGATAACCAATTAGATTCATTAGTAGCTATTAAGTCTAGAGAAGAGATGATTGGAGAAATCATTGGATTATTACAATCACCTGCTCAAAGAGTTATTTCTGCTCTTAAAAATCAATTTAAAGACGAAGAATAG